The Shewanella sp. MTB7 genome includes a window with the following:
- the ubiT gene encoding ubiquinone anaerobic biosynthesis accessory factor UbiT, translated as MQAPFLNNMAKQLLVLAPKFARGPLSLIPFRVKAELLARLLGQLLSEQSDDDELAFLKGNWVAIDVVDMGLLFEVSFDGRWLVREPQVAAVTFSGDSKELILVAAGKEDPDTLFFQRKLSIEGDTELGLEVKNLLLSIEFDTMPSPIRYSIEKIAKMIQQLQLKANPESV; from the coding sequence ATGCAAGCACCTTTTTTAAACAATATGGCTAAGCAACTATTAGTGCTAGCGCCTAAGTTCGCTCGTGGCCCATTAAGTTTGATCCCCTTTCGTGTGAAGGCTGAATTGTTGGCGCGTCTATTAGGTCAACTTCTTTCAGAGCAGTCTGACGATGATGAATTGGCGTTTTTAAAGGGAAATTGGGTTGCTATTGATGTTGTCGACATGGGGTTATTGTTTGAGGTCAGTTTCGATGGTCGTTGGTTAGTGCGTGAACCTCAAGTGGCGGCGGTGACTTTTTCTGGTGACTCTAAAGAGCTTATTCTAGTCGCTGCGGGTAAGGAAGATCCAGATACACTGTTTTTTCAGCGTAAGTTGTCGATAGAGGGCGATACAGAATTAGGTCTAGAAGTTAAAAATTTACTCTTGAGCATAGAGTTTGACACTATGCCGTCTCCAATTAGATACAGTATCGAAAAAATAGCGAAGATGATTCAACAGCTCCAACTTAAGGCTAATCCAGAATCAGTGTAG